A window of Macrotis lagotis isolate mMagLag1 chromosome 1, bilby.v1.9.chrom.fasta, whole genome shotgun sequence genomic DNA:
ATAAAAtcaatccacataaatcatcagcatttccagaCTTGAACAACAAAGTAAAAGGGCAAGAGATAGATAGGGAAGTTCCATTTACAGTAACTGTAGGGGAAACTAGTTgggcacagtggagagaatacCAGCCccagagtctggaagacctgaattcaaatcctaaggtctgtgaccttaggcaagtaacttaaccctatttccctgtaaaaataaaaaagaatatgtaaagtaattgtagacaacataaaatacctgggaatctactaCCAAGACACACCCAGAAACTGTACAAacacaatacaaaatacttttcacataaataatgtcagatctaaacaactggaaatacATCAGTTGCTTATGTTTAGGTAAAgttaacataaaaaataataactctatccaaatgaaattacttattcaataccCTACCATTCAAACTACCAAAACCCTATTTTACTAGGAAAAAATAGTCCCAAAATTcaactggagaaacaaaaggtcaagtatataaagggaaataatgaataaatgatcCAAAAAGAGGTGGCCTAACAGAATCTGATCCACAAGAatgtggcagtcatcaaaactgtcttctgctgcttaagaaatagagtaatgtgcCAATGGATTACAATAGATTCATGATTCACAGTTTGAAAGCATAACTGGAAATTAATTccatttcctggcatggcactggtaaaCTGTCctggtttcataggcatatagcaatgtaGTCAACACAATGGCTATTTAAcccttcaattctttctcttagatgcagatggcattctccatctcagataaccTAAAATTTTGTGGAAAAGTACTGGAAACCAAGCAGCCATTATGATAATGAAAGATTCTAttttaatgataaagaaaattttagatatCACCTATTTCAAATACTTTAATGTACACACAAAGAATCTAagacttaaagaaataaaatgggcTGCTCAGAGTCACAGAAATAGTATGCAAGAGGGTTGGGATATAAACCAAATTCCTCTAATTCCCAGTCCAAGGCTGCCCCTGTTACATATACTATATACCtctgaaaaaatgataaaagcatCCTTCATTCAACCAATCAAGCAAATAATCAATGAGTATTTTTAATCACATACTATGTACCATGTATTAggttacaaagaaataaaataatctctcctctcctccccttacATTCTAAGGGTAAATCAACAAGCATATgcataaatatagataaaaatgaaaaaaatgacaaatatataaGTATCAATTTAAGGTAGTTAAATgcaaggaaattaaggaaataggATCATTTGAGcataataagaaatatttttatgtagAAAGTAGTTTTAGTGGAGATTCTTTAAGAAAGAGAATGTGGATGAAAAGAGTATGTATTCTAGACATGATGCAAGAATTGGATAGTGGATGAAAATGTAAGggtaaaaagaataagaaattaagggtaacaaaaaaaaatgatgaacctGAGTGAAGAAAGgaggagtttttaaaaaagtaggaaTATCAAGAAGATGAATTGGTTTGACTGGTCACATTTCAGTGATGTATGAAAGGAGATGGAAAATCAAAGATTATAGGCATTTATTTCAAAGCAAACACAGAAGAAGAGGCAAGATTCATGTCTAGGTTATCAAACTCCAAATTTCATGCATGTATCACCATACTACTGGTCtcagtattttttccattgtCCTATTTAATCCAACTCCATTCCCATTGTTCAATATCAGCAGCTTTGCTTATTAGTACCTTCAGCACCATCAACAGTTGTGGCTTCAAAAACTCATCTTCTCTGAAACAATAAATGAGACACTCTGTTCTTGATCTGTTTTGTCTTAATCCCATATATGATAGGGTTCATCGCAGGAGGAGCCAGCATGCAGAGATTAGCCATTAGAATGTGGACATGAGTTGGGATCTGTTTGCCAAACCTTTGGACCAGAACTGTGAAGATTCCTGGGATGTAGAAAAGGAAGATGACACAGATATGGGAACCACAGGTATTGAGAGCCTTGTGACGAGCATCCTGAGAGGGCATCTGAAAGATGGCATGGAGAATCACAAAGTATGATGCCACAACGAGGATAATGTCTAGTACCACAGTTATCACAAGGACAAATATACCATACCAGATATTCACTTGAATGCTGGCACAAGCATACTTGGCCAAACCAATGTGTTCACAATATGTGTGAGGAAGAAGGTTATTTTTGCAAAAAGGCAGTCTTTTCAAAAGGAATATAGTAGGGAATATGGTAACAACACCTCTTAAGTAGATAGTCACGCAACTTTTTATAATCACTGAGCGGGTAAGGATCATTGTGTATCTCAGTGGGTAACAGATAGCAATATAGCGATCAAAAGCCATTACCAAAAGGATTCCTGATTCAGCAATGAAAGTGGAATGGATAAAGAATAACTGAGTAATACATCCATACAGAGATATCTCTCCAGAATTAAACCAAAAAATGCTCAGAGCTTTGGGAACTGTGATGGTGGAAAGGCCAATATCAAGTCCAGCCAACATGCATAA
This region includes:
- the LOC141490206 gene encoding olfactory receptor 52B4-like, giving the protein MNMDIVNITAISHTFFYLLGIPGLEDQHIWISIPFFTSYIITLLGNSLLIFIVITDHSLHQPMYIFLCMLAGLDIGLSTITVPKALSIFWFNSGEISLYGCITQLFFIHSTFIAESGILLVMAFDRYIAICYPLRYTMILTRSVIIKSCVTIYLRGVVTIFPTIFLLKRLPFCKNNLLPHTYCEHIGLAKYACASIQVNIWYGIFVLVITVVLDIILVVASYFVILHAIFQMPSQDARHKALNTCGSHICVIFLFYIPGIFTVLVQRFGKQIPTHVHILMANLCMLAPPAMNPIIYGIKTKQIKNRVSHLLFQRR